The DNA window GCCTGCTGCGCGAGCTCGGGGCCTGCCGCGAGGAGGCGCCGCACGAGCTCGGCCCCGAGAGCATGTGGGGGGTGCTGCGGTACGTGGCCCAGCCGGCGCGGCCCGCGCGGCCGGAGGCCGAAACCGCCGACGCCGAGGCCGACGCCCCGACCCGGGCCGAGCCTGCGCCCGAGCCGGACGCCGAGTACGAGTACGGGTACGAGCCCGAGGTCTAAGCCACGTCGACCCCGTACTCGCGCAGCAGGTCCTCCAGCCCGCCCCGGTAGCCCTTGCCGCCGATCACGAAGTCCCAGTCGCCGTTGGCCCGGCGGCGGAAGGAGCCGAGGACGAGCGCGGTCTCGCCGGCCCGGCCGTCGGAGACCTCCAGCTGTCCGGCCTCCGCGCCCGCCGCGTCGAGGAGCCGGATCCGGGCGTCGGTGAAACCGGCCAGGTCGGCGTGCGGATCGGCCTCCGGGTCGATCGCGGCCACCAGGACCAGCCGGTCGGCCTCCCGGGGCAGGGCCTCGAAGGTGACCTCCAGCGCGGCCTTGTCGGGCGCCGTGTGGGCGCGGGTGCGCACCGAACCGTCCGGCGTCCCCGGGTTGTTGAAGAAGACGAAGTGGTCCTCGCTCAGCACCCGGCGGCCCGTGCAGACCAGCGCGCACACGTCGAGCGCGACCGCACCCGACCAGGACATGCCGAGCACGTTGTGGTCCGGGGACGGGTCGGGCTCCGGGGCGCGCTGCGCGGGGATGCCCGCGGGACCGCCGCCGAGGCGGCCGCGCAGCCCGTACTGGTGCAGCAGCTCCACGAGCTTGTCGCCGGGAACCAGTTCCAGCGGCTTGCCGTTGGCGAAGGTGTACGACCCCGGCCCGAAGGACGCGGTGGTGACCAGCACCCCCTTGTTCGCCCCCTTGTCCTGGACCGTGCCGTACAGGTCCCGCACCGCCGTGGGGGACACCGTGTTCCGGTAGCGCTTGACCTGCACCACGATCCGTCCGCCCGTGATCGGGGAGGGGTCGTTCGCCTCGATGTCCACTCCGCCGTCGCCCGACCGCTGGGTGGTCAGCGCCTCCATGCCCATCGCCCGGAAGAGTTCGGCCACCAGGTTCTCGAAGGCGATCGGGTCCATCTCGAACAGGTCGGGCTCATCCTGCCCGTCGCCCGCGTGCCCGCCGTGGCTGACGACCCCGCCGCCGACCTCGTCCGGCCTGCGCCCGGGGCGTACCGCGGTCAGCTGGTCGGGTCGCGCCGACAGCTGTCCGCGCAAGCCCTCCACGAGGCAGTCCACCGCGCTGACCTGCTCCAGCCGCAGCCCCTCGAAGGCGGACCGGGCCGCCGACACCGTGGCGAGCACGAGCTGTGCCTCCCGGCCCGTCACCGGATCGTGGGCGTCCACGAAGCCGTTGACGACCACGGAGTCCAGGACGCCGAACTCGTCCGCCGCGTACAGCTCGTGCACCACCAGCAGGACGCACTGCGCCAGCAAGTCCCGGTACAGGGCCCGCCGCCGGCCGACCGGGCGGGCCGTCTCCTTGTCCTGGCCGGTGCTCTGCACGTACCGCACCGACTTGGCTTCGGGCACCACCGCGTACCCCGGCAGCTCCCAGTCCAGCACCAGCTGGCGGGCCCCCGGGTCGTACGCGGCCGCCACCTGCCTCGGCAACTGCTCGGGCCAGGCCGTGGAGGCGTACAGGGCGGCCGAGAAGTACTGCACCACGACATCGGCGTCGCCCGCCCGTAGCGCCCCGGCCAGGGCGGTGAGGCCGGAGTTGTGCGCGCGGATCCCGGCCAGCTGGTCCGCCGCCCAGCGGTCGTACTGCTGCCGGTACGCCGCCAGCTGCTGCTGCCGCTGCGCCTCCGCGGCGTGCGCGGCCTGCCAGGCCTGCGTGTAGCGGGCATGGGCCTCGCGCTCGGCCTGCGCCCGCCGGTTCGAGCCGAGCGTCCAGCCCGAGCTCTGCTGCTGGAACTGGTGCAGCTGCGGCATCGGCACGGGATGCGCCAGCGTGCCCGGGGCGAAGGGTTCGAGCTGCTCGGACCGGACCAGCCCGGCCATCCGGAACGCCGGTGCCCGGCATCCCGCGGCCAGCAGGCCCTGCAGGGCGGCGACTTCGGCCTCGATCCGCTCCGTACGCCGCCGGGCCTCGGCCTCGCGGTACTGCCGGTCCGCGGCCCGCTGCTCCCGCAGCCGCCGCTCGGCCTGCCCCTGCTGGATCTGCTGCGTCTGCTGCATCCGGCGCTGGGCCTCCGCCCAGTCCCCGATCACTCCGCCCGCGCGACGACTCATCAGCTCTGTTCTCCCCGCCCCACCGCCAGTGCCAAGAGGGAAGACACTAGTCGCCCTTCGGGTGGTACGTCCCCTGCTGGGCGCACCACCCGTGGGACGGCCTCCGTCCTACAGCGCGCCCCCGGCCAGCGCCGCCACGGTGGCGGGCAGCGCCGTCCCCGAGCCGTCGCGGCGCGGGTCCACGGCCGGCAGCGCGGCCGGTGTGCCGTTCGCCGCGGCCGCCCGGACCGGCGCGTTGCCCGCCCAGGCCAGCACCAGTACGTCCTCGCCCTTGAGGAACCGCTGGCAGCGCACGCCGCCCGTGGCGCGGCCCTTGCGCGGGTACTGGTCGAAGGGGGTCAGCTTGCCGGACAGCACCGAGTCGTCCAGGGTCCCGTGCGAGCCCGCGACGGTGAACACCATCGCGTCCCGGGCCGGGTCCACGGCGGAGAAGTGGATCACCTTGGCGTTCTCCGCGAGCTTGATGCCCGCCATACCGCCCGCCGGGCGGCCCTGCGGGCGCACCTGCGAGGCGGGGTAGCGCAGCAGCTGGGCGTCGTCGGTGAGGAAGACCAGGTCCTCCTCGCCCGTGCGCAGCTCGACCGCGCCGACGATCCGGTCGCCCTCCTTGAGGGTGATGACCTCCAGCTCTTCCTTGTTGGACGGGTAGTCCGGCACGACCCGCTTGACCACGCCCTGCTCGGTGCCCAGCGCCAGGCCCTGCGAGGACTCGTCCAGCGAGGTCAGGCAGACCAGCTTCTCGTCCGCCTCCAGCCCGGAGAGGAACTCCGAGACCGGGGCGCCGCCGGCGAGGTTCGGCGCGGCGTGGGTGTCCGGCAGCTGCGGCAGGTCGATCACCGACAGCCGCAGCAGCCGCCCGTACGAGGTGACCGCGCCCACGTCGGCGCGGGCGGTCGCCGCGACCTGCGAGACGATCAGGTCGTGCTTGGCCCGGGCGCCGCCCTCCTCCTCCGGCAGCGCCTCGCCGGTCACCGTGCGTGCCAGCAGGCCCGTGGAGGACAGCAGCACGCGGCAGGGGTCGTCCGCGACCTCCAGCGGGACCGCCCCGACCGCGGCGGCGGCCGACTCCAGCAGGACCGTGCGGCGCTCGGTGCCGAACTTCTTGGCGACCGCGGCCAGTTCCGAGGAGACCAGCTTGCGCAGCTCGCTGTCGGAGTCCAGGATCCCGGTCAGCTCGTCGATCTCGCCCGTCAGCCGGTCGCGCTCGGACTCCAGCTCGATCCGGTCGAAGCGGGTGAGCCGGCGCAGCGGGGTGTCCAGGATGTACTGGGTCTGGATCTCGCTGAGCGAGAAGCGCTCGATGAGGCGCTCCTTCGCCTGCGCCGAGTTGTCGCTGTCCCGGATGAGCCGGATGACCTCGTCGATGTCGAGCAGCGCCACCAGCAGGCCCTCGACCAGGTGCAGGCGGTCGCGCCGCTTGCCGCGGCGGAACTCGCTGCGCCGCCGGACGACCTCGAAGCGGTGGTCGAGGTAGACCTCCAGCAGCTCCTTGAGGCCGAGCGTGAGCGGCTGCCCGTCCACCAGCGCCACGTTGTTGATGCCGAAGGACTCCTCCATCGGCGTCAGCTTGTAGAGCTGCTCGAGCACGGCCTCCGGGTGGAAGCCGTTCTTGATCTCGATGACCAGGCGCAGGCCGTGCGAGCGGTCGGTGAGGTCCTTGACGTCCGCGATGCCCTGGAGCTTCTTCGAGCCGACCAGGTCCTTGATCTTCGCGATGACCTTCTCGGGGCCGACCGTGAAGGGCAGCTCCGTGACGACCAGGCCCTTGCGGCGCGCCGTCACGTTCTCCACCGCCACCGTCGCGCGGATCTTGAAGGTGCCGCGGCCGTTCTCGTACGCGTCCTTGATCCCCGACAGCCCGACGATCCGGCCGCCCGTGGGCAGGTCGGGACCCGGGACGAAGCGCATCAGCGCCTCCAGGTCCGCGTGCGGGTAGCGGATCAAGTGGCGGGCGGCCGCGATGACCTCGCCGAGGTTGTGCGGGGGCATGTTGGTGGCCATGCCGACCGCGATCCCGGACGCGCCGTTGACCAGCAGGTTCGGGTAGGCGGCGGGCAGGGCGACCGGCTCCCGCTCCTGGCCGTCGTAGTTGGCGGTGAAGTCGACGGTGTCCTCGTCGATCGACTCCGTCATCAGTGACGTGGCGTCGGCCATCTTGCACTCGGTGTAACGCATCGCGGCCGGCGGGTCGTCGTTGCCGAGCGAACCGAAGTTGCCGTGGCCGTCGACCAGCGGCAGCCGCATCGAGAAGGGCTGGGCCATGCGGACGAGGGCGTCGTAGATCGACGCGTCGCCGTGCGGGTGGAGCTTGCCCATGACCTCGCCGACGACGCGGGCGCACTTGACGTAGCCGCGGTCGGGGCGCAGACCCATCTCGTTCATCTGGTACACGATGCGGCGGTGCACCGGCTTCATGCCGTCGCGGGCATCGGGCAGGGCACGGGAGTAGATCACCGAGTACGCGTACTCGAGGAAGGAGCCCTGCATTTCGTCGACGACGTCGATGTCGAGGATCTTCTCCTCGAAATCCTCCGGCGGCGGGGTCTTCGTGCTGCGGCGGGCCATCGCTGCGCGGCTCCTTAACCAAGAATGGGTGTGCTGGGGGTCTGACGCGGACCATTGTGGCCCGAGGCACCGACAACCCGGACTCCGACCCCAGGGGGTGACCCGGGAACTTATCCGGTCGCCGTCGCGCTTGCATACAGTGGCAGGTCTGACGGAAATCTCTGCATCGCGTATCGAAGGGACCACATGCCCATGGGTCACACGGCCACAGCCCAGGCCGGCTCCGGCGGCCTGACAGCGACCGAGCACCGGCTGGCCAACGGCCTGCGCGTGGTGCTGTCCGAGGACCACCTGACCCCGGTCGCCGCGGTCTGCCTCTGGTACGACGTCGGCTCGCGTCACGAAGTCAAGGGGCGTACCGGCCTGGCTCACCTCTTCGAGCACCTCATGTTCCAGGGCTCGGCGAACGTACCGGGCAACGGGCACTTCGAGCTGGTCCAGGGCGCCGGAGGATCCCTCAACGGCACCACCAGCTTCGAACGCACCAACTACTTCGAGACGATGCCGACCCACCAGCTGGAGCTCGCCCTGTGGCTGGAGGCGGACCGGATGGGCTCGCTGCTGGCCGCCCTGGACGAGGAGTCCATGGAGAACCAGCGCGACGTCGTCAAGAACGAGCGCCGCCAGCGGTACGACAACGTCCCCTACGGCACCGCCTTCGAGCGGCTGACCGCCCTCGCCTACCCCGAGGGCCACCCGTACCACCACACGCCGATCGGCTCCATGGCCGATCTGGACGCCGCCTCCCTCGAGGACGCGCGCGCCTTCTTCCGCACGTACTACGCGCCCAACAACGCGGTCCTGTCGATCGTCGGCGACATCGACCCGGAGCGCACCCTCGCGTGGGTGGAGAAGTACTTCGGCACCATCCCGTCGCACGACGGCAAGCAGCCGCCGCGCGACGGTTCGCTGCCCGAGGTCATCGGCCGCGAACTGCGCGAGGAGATCGTCGAGGAGGTCCCGGCGCGTGCGCTGATGGCCGCCTACCGGCTCCCGCACGACGGCACCCGCGAGTGCGACGCCGCCGACGTGGCGCTGACCGTCCTGGGCGGCGGCGAGTCCTCGCGGCTCCACAACCGCCTGGTACGCCGCGACCAGACGGCCGTCGCCGCGGGTTTCGGCCTGCTGCGCCTGGCCGGAGCGCCCTCGCTGGGCTGGCTGGACGTCAAGACCTCCGGCGGGGTAGAGGTCCCCGCCATCGAGGCGGCCGTGGACGAGGAGCTCGCGCGGTTCGCCGCCGAGGGCCCGACGGCCGAGGAGATGGAGCGCGCCCAGGCGCAGCTGGAACGCGAGTGGCTGGACCGGCTGAGCACGGTCGCGGGCCGGGCCGACGAACTGTGCCGGTTCGCGGTGCTCTTCGGCGACCCGCAGCTCGCCCTGACCGCCGTCCAGCGGGTCTTGTCCGTGACCGCCGAGGAAGTGCAGGCGGTGGCCGCGGCGCGGCTGCGCCCGGACAACCGCGCGGTGCTGGTCTACGAGCCGCTGGCCGGCTCCGACGAGTCCGCCGAGAACGACGACGAGAACGAGGGGGCGGAGCAGTGAGCGACACCGCAGCCGTCACGATGACCTTCCACCCGCGCCCGCAGGCCGGCGAGCCGCAGCCGTGGGCCTTCCCGGCCCCCGACCGCTCGGTGCTGTCCAACGGCCTGACCCTGCTGCGCTGCCACCGCCCGGGCCAGCAGGTGATCGCGGTCGAGGTCAACCTCGCCGCCCCGCTGGACGCCGAGCCCGAGGGCCTGGACGGCGTGGCGACCATCATGGCCCGCGCCCTGTCCGAGGGCACCGACAAGCACTCCGCCGAGGAGTTCGCCGCCGAGCTGGAGCGCTGCGGCGCCACCCTCGACGCGCACGCCGACCACCCGGGCCTGCGGGTCTCCCTGGAGGTCCCCGCCTCCCGGCTGCCCAAGGCGCTCGGCCTGCTCGCCGAGGCCCTGCGCGCCCCGGCCTTCGCCGACGCCGAGGTCGACCGGCTGGTGCGCAACCGGCTCGACGAGATCCCGCACGAGCTGGCCAACCCGCAGCGCCGCGCCGCCAAGCAGCTCTCCAAGGAGCTGTTCCCGGCGAGCCTGCGCATGTCCCGCCCGCGCCAGGGCACCGAGGAGACCGTCGCCCGGATCGACTCCGCGGCCGTACGCGCCTTCTACGAGGCCCACGTACGCCCCGCCACGGCCACCGCGGTGGTCGTCGGCGACCTGACCGGCATCGACCTGGACGAGGTCCTCGCCGACACCCTGGGCGCCTGGACGGGCAACTCCGCCGAGCCCCTCCCGGTGCCGCCGGTGACCGCCGACGACACCGGCCGCGTGGTCATCGTGGACCGGCCCGGCGCGGTCCAGACCCAGCTGCTCATCGGCCGGATCGGGCCGGACCGGCACGACCGGGTCTGGGCGGCCCAGGTGCTCGGCACGTACTGCCTGGGCGGCACCCTGACGTCCCGCCTGGACAAGGTGCTGCGCGAGGAGAAGGGGTACACGTACGGCGTGCGGGCCTTCGGCCAGGTGCTGCGCTCCACCGCGGACGGCCGGGGCGCCTCGATGCTCGCCATCAGCGGCTCGGTGGACACCCCGAACACGGCCCCGGCGCTGGAGGACCTCTGGAAGGTGCTGCGCACCCTCGCCGAGGGCGGCCTGACCGACACCGAACGGGACGTGGCGGTGCAGAACTTGGTGGGTGTGGCCCCACTCAAGTTCGAGACGGCGGCCTCGGTCGCGGGCACCCTGGCCGACCAGGTCGAGCAGGAGCTGCCGGACGACTACCAGGCGCAGCTGTACGCCCGGCTAGCGGAGACCGGCACCGTGGAGGCGACGTCGGCCGTCGTGAACGCCTTCCCCGCGGACCGGCTGGTCACCGTGCTGGTGGGTGACGCGGCGCAGATCGAGGAGCCGGTGCGGGCCTTGGGGATCGGCGCCGTGAGCGTCGTCACCAACTGACCCCAACGGCGGTACGACAAGGGCCTCCGGCGGACATGTCCGCCGGGGGCCCTTTTGTCCGTTTAGTGGGGAGGTTGCTTTTATGTGGTGTGGCGTACGCAACAAAAAGGCGCGTCTGTTTGGCGATTGACTGATGATCCGCCTAGCGTCACCTGTGCTGTCCGTCAGTTGTACCCGCCGCACCCGCGGCACCGGGCAGCGATCGCCGAGTCCCCGTCAGGCGCGAGCCTGGGGAGCCGGGGACCCACATGAGTCCCTGGGGTGAATCGGACCGCCTCGCAAGAGGAGGCCCGTAGGAGACCTTCCTGCTCCGAACCCGTCAGCTAACCCGGTAGGCGAGAGGGAAGGAAAGGATCAGCCCCTTCATGGCGTTTGGCAGTCGTGCCGCCGGCAAGCACCGCGGTTCCAGCCGTCTGAGCCGCAAGACCGCCGGCTATGCCGGCATAGCCGCCCTCGCCACCACTGGTGTCGTCGGCTCCCTCGCCGCTCCGGCTTTCGCCGCGGACAACAGCAACAACCACTCCGCCCCGGACAACGCGCTCGGCGCGGTCGTCGTCTCCGAGGACCTCGCGGGTGACATCGAGGACCAGGCCGCCTCCCAGCAGCGCGCCGCCGAGCACGCCGCCGCCAAGGCGCAGGCCGAGGCCGACGCCAAGCAGCGGGCCGCCGAGGCCAAGCGCCTCGCCGAGGCCAAGGCGAAGGCCGAGCGCGAGGCCGCCGAGCGCGCCGCCCGCGAGGAGGAGCGCAAGCGCCTCAACACCTTCGTCTCCCCGCTCGACGGCTCGTACGTCAGCACGCAGTACAAGGCGGGCGGCGGCATGTGGTCCTCCGGCAGCCACACCGGCATCGACTTCCACGCCGCCTCCGGCAGCACCGTGCGCGCGGTGGGCGTCGGCGTCGTGGTCGAGGCCGGCTGGGGCGGCGCGTACGGCAACAACGTCGTGATCAAGCACAACGACGGTACGTACACCCAGTACGGGCACCTGTCCTCGCTGAGCGTCTCCGTCGGCCAGCAGGTCGCCCCCGGCCAGCAGATCGGCCTCTCGGGCTCCACGGGCAACTCCAGCGGCCCGCACCTGCACTTCGAGGCCCGCACCGGTGCCGACTACGGTTCGGACATCGACCCGATCGCCTACCTGCGCTCGCACGGCGTCAGCCTCTGATCCGTACCCCCCGCTTCACCGAAGGCCCCGGCTCCCCGAGCCGGGGCCTTCGTGCTGCTCTGCCGGATACATGTTTGTCATTTCCGGGCGCTCTCGGAAATCATCGTGTGTTGCAATAGAGTCGCAGTATGCGTGGCAGTTCGGTGGCAATCGATGAATCGGAAATAGCGGAGGTCCGGCCTTGCGTATTCCCGCGCACGCGGTATCCACAGCGATCCGCGACGACATCGTCTCCGGGGTCTTCGAGCCGGGCGGCAGGCTGACCGAAGAGGTGCTGGCCCGCCGGTACGGGGTCTCGCGGGTCCCCGTGCGCGAGGCGCTGCGGACCCTGGAGTCCGAGGGCTTCGTGACCACGCGGCGGCACGCGGGCGCCTGTGTGGCCGAGCCGACCGAGCAGGAGGCCGCCGACCTCCTCGAGCTGCGGATGCTGCTGGAGCCCCTGGCGGCGGCCCGGGCCGCCCGGCGGCGCACCGAGGCCCACCTCAAGGTGTTGCGCGGGCTGGTCAGGTTGGGCCAGGAGCGGGCCAGGCGGGGCCAGGGCGAGGATCTGCGCTCGCTCGGCGGCTGGTTCCACGAGACCCTCGCGCAGGCCTCCGGGAGCCCGGGCCTGATCGCGCTGCTGACGCAGATGCGGCACAAGCTGGCGTGGATGTACGTGGTGGAGGCGCCGGCGCGGCCGGTGGAGTCCTGGGCGGAGCACGGGGCGGTCGTGGACGCGGTGGCGCGGGGGGACGCGGAGCGGGCGCGGACGCTGGCCGCCCTGCACGCCGACCGGGCGGCGGGCGCGCACCGGCCGCGGGTGCGGGCGGCCGTGAGCACTTCGCAACCTGCCGTAAACATGTCGAGCGGCCGTCATTAACAGGAGCCGTATACAAAGGAGCGGTATTCGCGCCGCTGCCGGAATTCCGGGTGGCGTGAATTCGGTGCGCCTAATTCCGGCCGAGTCGCATTCTGCTGCGTGAACGCGAAAGCCGCGGCCCCCCGATGGCGGGGCCGCGGCTTTCACGTGCGGACCGGGCGGACCGTGTGGGCCGTTTCCGGTCGGGCGGGGCGACGGGGTGTCGAACCCGAAGGGTCAGACGGTCTCGGGGAGTTCCTCGAGGCCCTCGGCGACCAGCTTCGCGAGGCGGTCGAGTGCCGCCTCGGCGCCGTCGGCGTCGGACGCGAGGACGATCTCCTCGCCGCCCTGGGCGCCGAGGCCCAGAACCGCCAGCATGGAAGCGGCGTTGACGGGGTCGCCGCCGGCCTTGGCGATGGTCACCGGGACGCCGGAAGCGGTCGTCGCACGGACGAAGATCGAGGCGGGACGAGCGTGCAGGCCCTCGGCCCAGCCGACGTTGACGCGGCGCTCTGCCATGGTGATGCCCTTCAGGTTCTTACGGTTGTCTAGACCAGTCTCTCACGACGCCCGGAATGCTCGGTCCGACCTTCGGCCCCGATCCCCTGCCGTTCGACCGTCCCCAGCTTGCACCGTTTTGCCCTAGTGTGCCTGATGCGCCGCGCGCACGCTGCCAGGTGGTTTCCGGCCGTAAGGTAGGCCCATGACCACCGAGTCGGACCCCTCGTACCCGGCCCACTGGGAGGCGGACGTCGTCCTGCGCGACGGCGGCACCGCCCGGATCAGGCCGATCACCCCCGACGACGCCGGCCGGCTGGTCAGCTTCTACGAGCAGGTCTCCGACGAGTCGAAGTACTACCGCTTCTTCGCCCCCTACCCCCGCCTCTCCGACCGGGACGTGCACCGCTTCACGCACCACGACTACGTCGACCGGGTCGGCCTCGCGGCGACCATCGGCGGGGAGTTCATCGGCACCGTCCGCTACGACCGCATCGGCGCCGACGGCCGGGCCGCCTCCGGCCCCGCCGACGAGGCCGAGGTCGCCTTCCTGGTCCAGGACGCCCACCAGGGCCGCGGGGTGGCCTCCGCCCTCCTCGAACACATCGGCGCGGTGGCCCGGGAGCGGGGCATCCGCCGGTTCGCCGCCGAGGTACTGCCCGCCAACACCAAAATGATCAAGGTGTTCACGGACGTCGGCTACCAGCAGAAGCGCAGCTTCGAGGACGGCTCCGTCCACCTCACCCTCGACCTCGAACCCACCGCCGAATCCCTCGCCGTGCAGCGCGCCCGCGAACAGCGCGCCGAGGCCCGCTCGGTACAGCGGCTGCTCGCACCCGGCGCGGTCGCGGTGATCGGAGTCAGCCGCTCCGGCGGGGGCGTCGGCGCCGCCGCCCTGCGCACCCTGCGCGACAGCGGCTTCCACGGCCACCTCTACGCGGTCAACGAGGAGGTCACCCTCGACCTGCTCGAGGGCGTACGGGCCTACCGCACCGTCGACGCCATCGGCGCCCCCGTCGACCTCGCGGTGATCGCCGTCCCGGCCGACCGGGTCCCCGAGGCAGTGGCGGCCTGCGGCGACCACGGCGTCCAGGGGCTCGTGGTGCTGTCCGCCGGATACGGGGAGAGCGGCCCGGCCGGACTCGCCCGCCAGCGCGAACTCGTGAAGCAGGTGCGCTCGTACGGGATGCGCCTGATCGGGCCCAACGCCTTCGGGGTGATCAACACCGCGCCGGAGGTGGAACTCAACGCCTCGCTGACGCCCGCCCCGATGCCGATGCGCGGCCGGACGGGCCTGTTCACGCAGTCCGGGGCGATCGGCATCGCCCTGCTCTCCGCCCTGCTGCGCCGCGGCGAGGGACTGTCCTCCTTCGTCTCCGCCGGGAACCGCGCCGACGTCTCCGGCAACGACATCCTCCAGTACTGGTACGACGACGAGGCGACCGACGTCGCCCTGCTCTACCTGGAAACCCTCGGCAACCCGCGCAAGTTCACCCGCCTCGCCCGCCGCACGGCGGCCGTCAAGCCGGTGGTCGTCGCCAAGGGCGGCCGCCACACCCCCGCCGGACACGTGGTCCCGGGCACCCGGCTGCCCGAGGCCACCGTGTCCGCCCTGCTGCGGCAGGCGGGCGTGATCCGGGTCGACACGGTGACGGAGCTGGTGGACGCCGGACTGCTGCTGGCCTCGCAGCCGCTGCCCGCCGGACCGCGCGTCGCGATCCTCGGGAACTCCGAGTCCCTCGGGGTCCTCACCTACGACGCCTGCCTGACCCAGGGCCTGCGGCCGCTGGCGCCGCTCGACCTGACCACCGCGGCCTCGCCCGAGGACTTCCGTACGGCGCTGGCCGCGGCGCTGGCCTCCGACGCCAACGACGCCGTCGTCGTCACCGCGATCCCGTGGGTGAACGAGCAGGCTCCGGCGGACGACCTGGCCCACGCGCTGCGCTCCGCGGTGGCCGGGCATCCCGGCAAGCCGGTGGCCGTCGTCCACGTGGAACTCGTCGCACTGGCCGAGGCCCTGGCCGCTCCGCCGGGCCCCCGGGATTCCGCGCCGGACCCCGCTGCTCACACGCCGGACCCCGCTCCTCACACGCCGGACATGCCGGGCGGGCCGAAGCCGAACACGCTGGGCGGGCCGAACGCGCCGGGCGGGCCGAAGCCGCCGCCGCGCGGCGCCCCGGCCCCGTCGGCTCTCGGGGCCCCGGGCCGGGCAGGGCCCGGCCCCGGCAGCCGGATCCCGAGCTATCCCGCCGCCGAGCGGGCCGTCAAGGCGCTCGCCGAGGCCGTCCGGTACGGGCAGTGGCGGCGGGCCAACGCCGAGGCCGGGCACGTGCCCGAGTACGAGGACATCGACGAGCCCGGGGCCGCCGCCCAGCTGGCCGCCCTGCTGGCCGACGTCGACGGCGGAGCCGTGCTCACCCTGGCCGAGTGGGACGCGCGCGAGCTGCTCGGGCGGTACGGGATCCGCGTCCTGCCCGCCCTGCCCGCGCCCAGCCCGGACGCAGCGGTCCGGGCCGCCGGGATCCTCGGCTACCCGGTCGCCCTCAAGACCACCGCCCCCCACCTGCGCCACCGGGCGGACCTGGGCGGCGTACGGCTCGACCTCAGGAACGAGGCCGAGCTGAGACGCTCGTACGAGGACCTCACCGCGCTGCTCGGGAAGCCGGCGGAGCTCCAGCCGGTGGTGCAGTCGATGGTGCCGCGCGGGGTCGACACGGTCGTCCGCTCCGTCATCGACCCGGCGGCCGGCGCCGTCCTCTCCTTCGGGCTCGCCGGCGTCCCCTCCGAGCTGCTCGGGGACACCGCCCACCGCCTGGTCCCGGCCACCGACCGGGACGCGGCCGGGCTGATCCGGTCCATCCGCGCCGCGCCCCTCCTCTTCGGCTGGCGCGGCAGCGACCCCGTCGACACGGCCGCCCTGGAGGAGCTGCTCCTGCGGCTGTCCCGGCTCGTGGACGACCACCCCGAGGTGATCGGGGTCTCGCTGGAGCCGGTGGTCGTCGCCACCGAGGGGCTCTCCGTGCTCAGCGCGACCGTCCGCGTCGCGCACCCGCCCGCCCGCGGTGATCTCGGCCCGCGGACCCTCCCCAGTTACTGAGCGGGTCCGGGCGCGGCCGGGATGCCCCGTAGGGGCCTTAGGATGGACCTCATGGCGAAATCCGGTACGACGACCCAGGGGCTGCGCACGGCGATCGAGCGCAGCGGCTACTACCCGGCCCTCGTGGCCGAGGCCGTGGAGGCCGCGGTGGGCGGCGAGCCGATCTCGTCGTACCTGGTC is part of the Streptomyces subrutilus genome and encodes:
- a CDS encoding M23 family metallopeptidase; amino-acid sequence: MAFGSRAAGKHRGSSRLSRKTAGYAGIAALATTGVVGSLAAPAFAADNSNNHSAPDNALGAVVVSEDLAGDIEDQAASQQRAAEHAAAKAQAEADAKQRAAEAKRLAEAKAKAEREAAERAAREEERKRLNTFVSPLDGSYVSTQYKAGGGMWSSGSHTGIDFHAASGSTVRAVGVGVVVEAGWGGAYGNNVVIKHNDGTYTQYGHLSSLSVSVGQQVAPGQQIGLSGSTGNSSGPHLHFEARTGADYGSDIDPIAYLRSHGVSL
- a CDS encoding GntR family transcriptional regulator codes for the protein MRIPAHAVSTAIRDDIVSGVFEPGGRLTEEVLARRYGVSRVPVREALRTLESEGFVTTRRHAGACVAEPTEQEAADLLELRMLLEPLAAARAARRRTEAHLKVLRGLVRLGQERARRGQGEDLRSLGGWFHETLAQASGSPGLIALLTQMRHKLAWMYVVEAPARPVESWAEHGAVVDAVARGDAERARTLAALHADRAAGAHRPRVRAAVSTSQPAVNMSSGRH
- a CDS encoding HPr family phosphocarrier protein, encoding MAERRVNVGWAEGLHARPASIFVRATTASGVPVTIAKAGGDPVNAASMLAVLGLGAQGGEEIVLASDADGAEAALDRLAKLVAEGLEELPETV
- a CDS encoding bifunctional GNAT family N-acetyltransferase/acetate--CoA ligase family protein — translated: MTTESDPSYPAHWEADVVLRDGGTARIRPITPDDAGRLVSFYEQVSDESKYYRFFAPYPRLSDRDVHRFTHHDYVDRVGLAATIGGEFIGTVRYDRIGADGRAASGPADEAEVAFLVQDAHQGRGVASALLEHIGAVARERGIRRFAAEVLPANTKMIKVFTDVGYQQKRSFEDGSVHLTLDLEPTAESLAVQRAREQRAEARSVQRLLAPGAVAVIGVSRSGGGVGAAALRTLRDSGFHGHLYAVNEEVTLDLLEGVRAYRTVDAIGAPVDLAVIAVPADRVPEAVAACGDHGVQGLVVLSAGYGESGPAGLARQRELVKQVRSYGMRLIGPNAFGVINTAPEVELNASLTPAPMPMRGRTGLFTQSGAIGIALLSALLRRGEGLSSFVSAGNRADVSGNDILQYWYDDEATDVALLYLETLGNPRKFTRLARRTAAVKPVVVAKGGRHTPAGHVVPGTRLPEATVSALLRQAGVIRVDTVTELVDAGLLLASQPLPAGPRVAILGNSESLGVLTYDACLTQGLRPLAPLDLTTAASPEDFRTALAAALASDANDAVVVTAIPWVNEQAPADDLAHALRSAVAGHPGKPVAVVHVELVALAEALAAPPGPRDSAPDPAAHTPDPAPHTPDMPGGPKPNTLGGPNAPGGPKPPPRGAPAPSALGAPGRAGPGPGSRIPSYPAAERAVKALAEAVRYGQWRRANAEAGHVPEYEDIDEPGAAAQLAALLADVDGGAVLTLAEWDARELLGRYGIRVLPALPAPSPDAAVRAAGILGYPVALKTTAPHLRHRADLGGVRLDLRNEAELRRSYEDLTALLGKPAELQPVVQSMVPRGVDTVVRSVIDPAAGAVLSFGLAGVPSELLGDTAHRLVPATDRDAAGLIRSIRAAPLLFGWRGSDPVDTAALEELLLRLSRLVDDHPEVIGVSLEPVVVATEGLSVLSATVRVAHPPARGDLGPRTLPSY